Below is a window of Brachionichthys hirsutus isolate HB-005 unplaced genomic scaffold, CSIRO-AGI_Bhir_v1 contig_849, whole genome shotgun sequence DNA.
ACTATAGATCTCACCCTGAGACCCTTAAAATCATTTCAGCTCAAATGATCTCAATCtcaatgatatatatatatatatattaaaaaaaagataatcctCACAGAAAATTGCCCATACTGACAAGAACATGTACGCGAGGAGTACAACACTGGGGAGAGGCATGCCTAGCCTTTTATGGAGCTCATAAATTATGGATGGAACATCTTCAGCCAGAAATGAGGTTATACATCATCTGATTCTGGTCAGATAAAGCTGACTCTCTTTCCTCATCCTCTTACCTCCAGCTTCTCTATGCGGTCTTTGAGCTGATTGATAGCTCGCTCCAGTTCATTCACGGCCCTGACAGTGAGCAAATGGACATTGTCACACGTGGAAGCCGGACCGTCCCGCACCATTATGCGCTCCGTGTGCGTCTTCTCTGCCGCGCTGCTCGCCCCGCCGTCCAAGCCTCTCTCGCACTCGGACAGCTTCCCCGTCAGTCCTCTGATGGTCCGCCGGTCCGTTAATATCTGGTCCTTCTGCTGCAGGACTGTCTGCCGGAGCTCCTCCGCGGCGGTGCGGAGGTAGCCCCAgtctccccccgcattcagcgACGGCTCGTCCGCTTGTTGCTGAAAGTTCCTCCCGCTGCAGTCCCCCGCTGGGATCGGCGTGCAGATGAGTCGACTCACAGTCGGATCGTGCCCGGTGAGCCCAGTGACCCCGTCCGGTCCGCCGAGCCCGATGTTCAACGTCGGCGCTTCGGAATCGGGTGTTTCAGTACCATGGAGAGCGCCCAACGCTCCGACCCGGGCCACCGACCCCCTCTGCGGCGACTCGTCCGTATACAGCGAGTGATTGTCGGCTGCCGGTTGCCGCTGTGCCGCGGCAGCCCTGGCGGATCCCGTGTGGACCGCTGCGATGATGCAGATGACCGCTCCGATGAAGGCCACCATCCCGGCGGCCAGTATGATCACAATGAACTTCAGGTTGGCGGCGGAGGCGAACGATtgcgacaaaaaaaaataaaaaaaatctaataggCAATATTCTTCAATCAACTCAAAGCAGCCAAaattataaaatgtgttttcggCACGCAGggctaaaaaaaacacctcTTCACTTGTATCCTTCTGCACTAAAACAGGCGCTTATAAGAAAGGAGAGTTCCGCGCCATAATTGAGTGATCATGGAGGCAAAAAATATCAGAGGCAGAGCAGTCGGTGGAACACGTCCTCCCCCTGCTCAGCGCGCATGCCCTGGGTATTCAGGCAAAAGCCAGCTTATTAATACTAAAGCAGAATCAGGGGGGCGGAGGGGGACAGATCTGCTCTTCTGATAGGGCGCAcgctctttcttcctcctgtaGCCTTGAAGATGTAATGTctgctttattttaattctgaCAGAAGatacagcagcatcatcatcatcatagagGCAGCCTCAAAGATTTCATTGTCCTAGTTTGCAAGCTCTCGTCGAAGACGCAGCCTCAAACAGGACATTTCCTTgcataaaaatatacaaatcgCTTCCCCTCTCCCCCTGGTCATAAGTCACCCTCAAGGTACCTGATGGAACAGGATGGCAGAATGATAGCCCTAGTGAGCGGGAGCGAGCGTTATTAGGGAGTTTCATTAAAGCAGCCTTGCCAGTGAAATGTGTGTTCATTTCCATAtcgacacaaacatgcacacacacacgcacacgcgcacacacacacacacacacacaattacaaaATAGATTTCTGACTTTTCACGACTGGCAGAGTGAAACGAGACTCTGGCAGAGCCAGGTGTGAGAAAACTCTTACCTGCGTGAGGGCAATACTTGTTGTGTGTATAAATTAGTGTGTGGTGTGCATTTTCACACAAGTTAAAgcggcaaacacacacagaccgtCGGGGGTTTATAGCATATGTCCGTGTGTTTTATGGCCGAGCCACGTTTAATTATTTACTCCTGTCTCTCTCAGGCCACAGCAGTGTCGATTACACACCGAGCTGCACCTCTCTGAGGCGCCACGTTGGATTCAACACACTTGAGAGTCTCACAGGGGCGTTGGTGCATTTGCTGCATGATATAAAACCCGATTTAAAGCTAAAACTCTCTGCACTGTTCCGGATATAAACATGGCGGGGATGAATGGCGATCAGCTGCATCGTTCCACCTTGGGAATTTACTCGGTAAGTGGCTGACATCAGACAGCTAACCTACctgtgagacagacaggtgCAGTTAGAACCACGGCAGGAAGACATCTTGACAGTGGTCGGTCCTGTGGTGGACGACAAGGAAACTTTCTAATGGGATTTCTGCAGAGCAAACATGATGATATGATGATGTGAATAAAGATAATTTCCTTTGCTTGATCACACCCACCAGGGATTTGAgtatttggttttgtttttgcatgggggggggggggggggggggtaatgctcATAAATACAGATTAAATTCAAATGGGATTTTATTgattctcctttagctgggtcTTAAAGTTTCTCAGCCTTGTCAAAACTCTGCAGAAAGTGTGTAAATGGTATGtccctatgtgtgtgtgtgtgtgtgtgtgtgtgtgtgtgtgtgtttttttccaaacaGAGCTTGGTGGATGATTTCAATCCAAGCCTACAGAGACTGGTTTCACTGGGTCAGAGCTACCTCAACGCCTTCCAAGGtaaggaaggaagaaaaacacTTTCTCACGTTTAGGGCGTTTGTGGATGACGGATCACACGGCTGCTTTTATGAGCGCTACAAATTAAACAAACTGTAATGACAGCTCACGGAATACTGAGTTCAGACAAACAGGACCACACTActataatttgatttccatttacgggggggggggggggggttgggttgaTTGAAAGTGGTTTTGGCTTATGGatctgaatttattttaaatttgactGTTGATATGCAAAGAGACTTTTCAGTGCGGGGATTAAACTTTGGCATGTTGATTGACAGaccttttacattttatatcgcATTGCacagctgtttttgtttctgataaATGAGAGAACTAATGCAATTTCATCAAGTCGCACCGATTCTGATGTGTGCATGAGGCTGTAAGCCCCCTCCACCATGGCAATACATCCACCATTACTCAGACTATAGCTTCCTCACAAAAGGGCCCTGCGTACAACCATAACTTCATGGcctgtaaatacatttttagttggttttgttttattttaagaagtTGCTGCAGTGCCTTATCTGGAAAAATTTGTCCAACAGGCAGCGAGGAAAGGACCTTTTATTGTGTAATCTTACTCTTTCTCCATCCTTGTACGTGATTGATTGGATATTACTTCCTCAGGGTGGATGGATGCCTCACCAAACTTTTATTTGCCATTGATTTGCGCTTCGCAGGGcaatcattgatctgtaatcttTTATGTGACCTTTTATTACCTGCTCAGCTCATGTGGAACCACAACAGAAGTGGCACTAAAAAGTAGTAGTAGATACCAGGCACCAGGTTTTTTTGGGAGAATGAATCATGTCAAATTAATCTGCATTTCCTACGActgctgtgtctgtgtttcagctCTCGCTGCTACAAGTGAGGCTTACTTCAGCGCACTTTCAAAGATTGGAACGAAGGCTTTCCACAGCATGTCCTCACAGTCTCTAGGTACGTGTCGACATCCACCCGTGCACAGATGGCTTGTGCAATCTCATGATTGCTGACTTTTACAAAGAGGATATTTCTCCATGTGGAATCCTGGATGTGAGTGATTTGTCTTTGAGGGCCAATCAAACAGAGCTCTCCCCGTGCAGGAAGACCAAACGTTGACCCTCAGCAACATCACGTGCAATGTAGAATATATAAACATCCTCATCCCAAAAAGACTAAAAGACTTAAAACCTGCAGCTCAGACTGAGCCGATCTGTCTATTTTGGATCAACTCAAGTCACTAATGTGGCAGAGAGTCAGATTgccacacaggtgtgtgtttgagcctCTTTTATCTGAGATCAAGACAAGCGTGTTGGCAGAGTGGGCATCGGATGCCAGCTGACAACATGAATAATAGACGATGACAGGCAGAGGGCCGCGCTCCGCTCACTTAACCCGGCCATTCTAAACGGGAGTCGTTTTCCCTTTAGTGCCTGGAGTTGGCGATATTGTCTAAACTGGATCATTAGTGTTCCTCTGAGGAACTCAAGGACAGTAACGAGTGAAGCAAAACAAGTCTAATAGCTTCAGAGTGTCATGTTAGCTTACACTACAGAAAGGCTTCAGAGCTAAACACAATGTAGACGCGGAACCGCAAACCTTCTGGCTGACATTTCCTTCAGTGTCCTTCGATCATTTGGACCACAtttctccatcatcatcatcatcatcatcatctgtatcTGTGGGCACGCTACAACTTTAAATTAGGtcttgttgttgtatttttcaatgaaaaccaaaaacacatttcGCACAACGTCTTATGATTAGTGTCGATGGAAAGGTTGGGGTATTGATTAAAGACGTAGAGCAGATGCGATAGAAGCAAAGCGAATCACTGCACCGATCTGTATGGCATAATGAGGAGACGGCGACCTTTATTAAATCGATACAACAAATAAACCAAAGAGTCTCATTATCAGCAGGTTTAATAGATTAACAATTTTGGTTTTGACTGTCTTAAATGAGTTTAACACATAATGCTGCTGCCTTTAAGGAGACGTCCTGATGCAGGTGTCTGAGAACCAAAGGATGGTCACCATGGAGCTGGAAGCTATTGTAAGAACACTGATCACAACGTTCAGCATTATTGATCCATTGTGGAAAACCTACTTATTTTGTCATGTGCTCATAATGAGTTCATTTTATCTCTTTCTAGTACCGCTGGTTCAGTTTGGAGGTTATTCAGGAAATGGATAACAACATTAGACTGGACAAAAATTACATATCAGTAAGTGAGGAGCGAATCCTGTGCACGAATGCAAGGTCAATAAGGAACTGATGGAATGATAAGCCACGACGTCATGTTTATAGTGAGGAATAGAAAGTAAAATTATTCACAGCTTTATTATCTCAGTAATAGTTGTCAGGTTAGTGATCTCATTATATGAAATACAGCTCACTTATCTGAATAAAGAAgtacaaatatttcattgtgaTGGGGAAAAAACACTCGAATGAATGGATTAAGAACAATGTAGGAATGCCTGTCCTGCAGGATAGTAGGAAGCACTACGAGGTGGAGGCACACCACCATGCTGCAGCTCTGGGGAGACAGCTGGGCAGAGGAGCCAACCAGGTTGGTGTTTTAGTCATTCTCCACCCTGTGGGGAAATTCAAAACCACAcatatacagacacacacacactttcaaataTGTGTGTCCTCAGGATTGCAGCGAGTACGTACAGTTCCTGAGGAAGAGCCACAGTGAGgctctgaaggaggaggagaggagacaccGCTTCCTGGCTGAGAAGCACTGTGGCCTGATACAATCCATCGCTCACCTCATGAATAAGGTGCGCAGCTCACCTCCAGAAGCATCTGTCAATTCCagattttctgttttctgctgcGCCTCAATGTCAGATTTTAATGCAATTCATTGTGCTGAATGTCAACGGGACAACTAAGAGGTGGCTGGGCTGAGCGATAATAATTCACACTGTTTAATGATCATATGAGATCTAATCAgaccctgtgggggggggggcattccctCCCTTCATGCCAGTGTCAGAGCAGTGGCTTCAGTGGTGCAGATTCTGCTTCCCCATTAACGGCTTATCTGTTTGAACTCTGGACTTCCTGCTGCCTTTTTATTGTACAGTAAACCGCATGATGACACACGTTTGACAGATGGACACAGACAGCTTTGTTTGAATAAAATGAGTCATCGTTGAAGGCCTTTTCACACCTAACAGTTAAGAGAGAGGAAAATATAAAACTATTAAACATAAAGCAACTCATGGGTTAAATTGAAAATGGAAATGTATAAGataataagtaaaaaataaatcaatcatgTTCTAAACTCATCAAAGGATAACTATTTACTTTAACTGTTTCGCTGTAACACAAGCATGTTAACAGTTTATGGGAtggttttaatttctttatttgtgtgtacgTTTGTTCGGCAGATAGGggctcctctccagcagcgAGCTGATGCCTGGGCAAACGAGGTGAACGCCACCAGAGGAGTGGGGCCCAAGCGGCCCCCGTTTGTGGACAGCTCCGTGAGTcaagaggacttcacagggatCAGCTGTGTTTGCTGGATGATTCAAGCAGAGATGAGATGGAttgcatttgaaaatgaaaatttataagataataagtaaaaaaaataaatcaatcatgTTCTAAACTCATCAAAGGATAACTATTTACTTTAACTGTTTCGCTGTAACACAAGCATGTTAACAGTTTATGGGAtggttttaatttctttatttgtgtgtatgtttgttcGGCAGATAGGggctcctctccagcagcgAGCTGATGCCTGGGCAAACGAGGTGAACGCCACCAGAGGAGTGGGGCCCAAGCGGCCCCCGTCTGTGGACAGCTCCGTGAGTCAAGAGGACTTCACAGAGATCAGCTGTGTTTACTGGATGATTCAAGCAGAGATGAGATGGAttgcatttgaaaatgaaaatttataagataataagtaaaaaaaataaatcaatcatgTTCTAAACTCATCAAAGGATAACTATTTACTCTAACTGTTTCGCTGTAACAGAAGCATGTTAACAGTTTATGGGAtggttttaatttctttatttgtgtgtatgtttgttcGGCAGATAGGggctcctctccagcagcgAGCTGATGCCTGGGCAAACGAGGTGAACGCCACCAGAGGAGTGGGGCCCAAGCGGCCCCCGTCTGTGGACAGCTCTGTGAGTCAAGAGGACTTCACAGAGATCAGCTGTGTTTACTGGATGATTCAAGCAGAGATGAGATGGATTGCATTTGAATCTTCCAAAACTCAAACAATATTGTTATATTGGTATTTTTGTTACTagatcgccctctgctggtcaaaatgtgctttaatCTGAGCCAGAAAACAAGGAAGCACACTTTATGTAAGAAGCAAAATGCACTCTGTCAGGAGGATTATACCTGTAGATAATAAGGAGCATTGAGATTATATCTCTGCAGAAAAAAATCACCTGAAAACGTAATTCCTTAATGAAACCATGAGGTCTGTTTCCCTCccgcttgttttgttttttgcatgaagGCTGTAATGATGTTCAAAATAGATGCCCCTGCGATAAACCCTGTAGAATCGACAGTGTAGATTCTGTCTCATCCTCAAAGAAACGCACAGATCTACTGTACATCCCAGTGTAATAACGGTCAGGAATAACAGAGATGCGGTGGTTTGATTTATACTCACCCTTTGCAGACAGGAATGTGGGAAGAGGATGCCAGAAGGTCCAGAGAGGAGCTGAGCCTCGGCAGCATCCCGTCCAGGGGTGAGTGGTTCGGTACTAAGACCAGGGCTTTATTTCACAACCAGAGATGAGCCTTAACTTAAACTATATTTCACCACAGACAAAGAATATAAAACATAAACTTTCAAAGTTCCACACTGTCATAAAACTTTGTGATTTGACTCGGCTGCCTTGTGCTTCTATAATAAAAATCCGCTCTAATGTTTGTTGCCTCTAAATCATTTATGCCTCCGCCTGCAAATCTGAGCTCATTTTGCCTTCACTTCAACACCCTCTTCATCATTCTTCAAgccttttatttctctctctcctgcctcaTAATTGTTCACTTTATGCACTTTTATCCctaaattatttctgtttttcaatgAATAAAGTCTGACCGTTTCACTTGATTAACATAGACAAAGCAACAATGTAATggaatattaaataataaatatttcagtgaactGCAACCCTGCCAGCCAACAAAAAGTAATTATGCACAGCGCAAGATATTTAGCAGTCTGCTAGCCCTTTGAGTTATGATTACCAGCTCCATAagtaataaagaaataaatcacaggcataattattttaatgaatcATTTCACCATGGGGGATCTGTCTTTGTCATTTAAGAGGCTTTATCAGCCAACTTGgtgccttaaaaaaaacatgtttgctCTCGCCGTCTTCCAGCCCCCTCTCCTGTGGGAAGTGTTCCTCACTCAGCATCAGGGTCAGTTGGAGGCGGCGACGGTAGCAGAACCATGAGGGCACGCGAGGCATATCAGCCTGGCAGCGCCAAACCCACCTTACTGCCCTTCTCCAGGGGGGAGATGATCACTGTGGTGGTGCAACAGCCCAGGAACGGCTGGCTGTATGGATGCAGTGAGAGCACCTCACAGTGAGCGAtgcaccctgtgtgtgtgtgatggatgcaACACTGTGTGTATCTATCGATACTAAATCTACCgtttcagcttcctgttctTCTGCATTAGCCACTCAGTAGATCTCGTGTTAgttcatttttcatgttttattttcaggaaaCAGCTTCTTTTTCTCATAGAGGCAACTGTTTGTTTCGCTTTTAGGAATAGCCAGTCCTCTTTTCTCTccggctctctctctttcagacGGGGATGGTTTCCAGCCTCCTACGTGGAAGCAGTGGATGATCCTCCAACCGGCTCTCGGTAAACATCCAATAAAATTCACTCAAGCATGTCATCCTGAATGCAGGCCCAGAAATGCCATATATTACAGAGACTTATTTTTAGTACACCGTAAATCAGTCCAGCCACAAGTCGATTAATTGCTTAATAACACTTTATTAGTTGAACTATTTCTTGTATAATCAAATCACTGATCGTGAACCTTCCTAAATAAGTTTGTATCACCTTGACCCAGACATCAATTTCAAAGAGAACCATTGCTAATTTTTATTCGTTAACTAAGGGAAACTAATGGTGATGCATCACAAGATGTTTGAGGAGGTTTGTTGTCTGCCTCATATTTGTCCACCTCCTCTTCCGCAGTCCAAAGAACTTCATGCCATTTgaagagaaaaaatatttatttgcacatttcTGGATAATGTTCACCTTATTTCTGACACTTAATGCATTCTGTAGCCCCCCCGTCATTATTGTGTTAACAGCATGGAATAATGACTTGAACTATTTAAACATATTTAGGTGACCCATAGCCTTGAGAAAAACCaattttaaacaaacatttatccGTCACTGTGGAGACATGCTTAGATTTTTTTGAAAACCATACCATTAAAGATTTCAAGTGGGGGTGGggattaaaaagacaaaaacacacccCATTATAATATCAtatacattacagtacattatttTAGTGAAGGCTTATATCCAAAGTGACGCATAGCAATGA
It encodes the following:
- the LOC137916421 gene encoding BAR/IMD domain-containing adapter protein 2-like 2 — translated: MAGMNGDQLHRSTLGIYSSLVDDFNPSLQRLVSLGQSYLNAFQALAATSEAYFSALSKIGTKAFHSMSSQSLGDVLMQVSENQRMVTMELEAIYRWFSLEVIQEMDNNIRLDKNYISDSRKHYEVEAHHHAAALGRQLGRGANQDCSEYVQFLRKSHSEALKEEERRHRFLAEKHCGLIQSIAHLMNKIGAPLQQRADAWANEVNATRGVGPKRPPSVDSSTGMWEEDARRSREELSLGSIPSRAPSPVGSVPHSASGSVGGGDGSRTMRAREAYQPGSAKPTLLPFSRGEMITVVVQQPRNGWLYGCSESTSQRGWFPASYVEAVDDPPTGSRYHSQSLQSSSSGSDLLDQSRSRSGSVNPPPAPPPPPVFSDKHTQGQPITRSVYTGPEYNSQKKRSKPHGSQPELFPRGTNPFATIKLKPTATNDKSGPYIISDI